In the genome of Aspergillus luchuensis IFO 4308 DNA, chromosome 2, nearly complete sequence, one region contains:
- a CDS encoding 3-oxoacid CoA-transferase (COG:C;~EggNog:ENOG410PMDR;~InterPro:IPR004165,IPR012792,IPR012791,IPR037171, IPR014388;~PFAM:PF01144;~go_function: GO:0008410 - CoA-transferase activity [Evidence IEA];~go_process: GO:0046952 - ketone body catabolic process [Evidence IEA]) has protein sequence MSRPVPAVFRPIWRRNFSVSTAKRAIDKLCPSAQEAIKDMKGSSTLLVGGFGFAGVPTTLIDAVRDRPDIKDLTVVSNNAGMPGVGLGQLLESKQISKMIASFIGENKVFEKMYLTGDLSLELTPQGTIAEKCAAGAAGVPAFYTPAAYGTIVQSGELPVRYNKDGSVAIKNAPKEEREFNGKKYILEESIFGDYALVKVHKADKLGNCQFRKSMNNFNEAMAKNAKYTIVEADHIVEVGEIDPESIHLQGIYVNKVIQSTGEKKIEKLTFAKDPNEMLQAGSGEATIRRERIVKRAAKEFKDGMYVNLGIGMPLIAPAYVEEGVEVVLQAENGILGLGGYPKPGEEDPDLINPGKETVTLGRGASVFGSHESFGMIRSGRIDLTMLGALQVSQYGDLANFMLPGKVKGMGGAMDLVSNPEKTKVVVTMEHTDKKGNPKILPECSFPLTGPRCVWKIITDLAVFEVSPTEGLTLAEYAEGVTVEEIRSKTAAPFKVSADLKPML, from the exons ATGTCGCGGCCTGTTCCTGCGGTGTTCCGCCCCATCTGGAGGCGGAATTTCTCCGTCTCAACTGCCAAGCGCGCAATCGATAAACTATGCCCGTCCGCTCAGGAAGCGATCAAGGATATGAAGGGTTCTTCGACCCTTCTCGTCGGTGGTTTCGGTTTCGCTGGTGTCCCTACTACGTTGATTGATGCCGTCCGTGACCGTCCGGACATCAAGGATCTGACTGTCGTCTCCAACAATGCTGGCATGCCCGGTGTTGGTCTCG gccagctgctggaaagcAAGCAGATCAGCAAGATGATCGCCTCTTTCATCGGTGAAAACAAGGTCTTCGAGAAAATGTATCTCACTGGTGACCTCTCTCTGGAATTGACCCCCCAGGGTACCATTGCGGAAAAGTGTGCCGCTGGTGCCGCTGGTGTCCCTGCCTTCTATACCCCTGCTGCTTACGGAACTATTG TGCAATCTGGTGAACTCCCCGTTCGTTACAACAAGGACGGTAGCGTCGCTATCAAGAACGCCCCCAAGGAAGAACGCGAATTCAACGGAAAGAAATACATCCTGGAAGAATCGATTTTCGGTGACTACGCCCTGGTTAAGGTCCACAAGGCCGACAAGCTCGGTAACTGCCAGTTCCGCAAGTCCATGAACAACTTCAACGAGGCCATGGCCAAGAACGCCAAGTACACCATCGTCGAGGCCGACCACATCGTCGAAGTTGGCGAGATCGACCCCGAGAGCATCCACCTCCAGGGCATCTACGTCAACAAGGTCATCCAGAGCACcggcgagaagaagatcgagaagCTCACTTTCGCCAAGGACCCCAACGAGATGCTCCAGGCTG gTTCCGGTGAGGCCACCATCCGTCGTGAACGTATCGTCAAGCGTGCCGCCAAGGAATTCAAGGACGGCATGTACGTCAACCTTGGTATCGGAATGCCCCTGATTGCTCCCGCCTACGTCgaggagggtgttgaggtcGTCCTCCAGGCCGAGAACGGTATCCTGGGTCTGGGTGGCTACCCCAAGCCCGGTGAGGAGGATCCCGACTTGATCAACCCCGGCAAGGAGACCGTCACCCTGGGTCGCGGTGCTTCCGTCTTCGGTTCCCACGAGAGTTTCGGTATGATCCGGTCTGGCCGCATTGACCTGACTATGCTTGGTGCTCTTCAGGTCAGCCAGTACGGAG ATCTCGCCAACTTCATGCTTCCCGGTAAGGTCAAGGGTATGGGTGGAGCCATGGATCTCGTTTCCAACCCtgagaagaccaaggtcgTCGTCACTATG GAACACACCGACAAGAAGGGCAACCCCAAGATCCTCCCCGAGTGCAGCTTCCCCCTGACCGGACCCCGCTGCGTGTGGAAGATCATCACCGATCTGGCCGTCTTCGAAGTCAGCCCCACCGAGGGTCTGACTCTTGCCGAGTACGCCGAGGGCGTGACCGTCGAGGAGATCCGCAGCAAGACTGCCGCTCCTTTCAAGGTTTCTGCTGATCTGAAGCCTATGCtgtaa
- a CDS encoding Zn(II)2Cys6 transcription factor domain-containing protein (COG:S;~EggNog:ENOG410PZHJ;~InterPro:IPR036864,IPR001138;~PFAM:PF00172;~go_function: GO:0000981 - DNA-binding transcription factor activity, RNA polymerase II-specific [Evidence IEA];~go_function: GO:0008270 - zinc ion binding [Evidence IEA];~go_process: GO:0006355 - regulation of transcription, DNA-templated [Evidence IEA]): protein MAPAKPNKVSRITVACNSCRFRKQKCSGNKPICTQCDQHNRSCDWPEQLKRGPAKGYIEALEHRLHETESLLLNLLAQIPDSQLSASVQGRQDRSSRHRNSGSPPQTYSSSSRLGKRGTDYWKKFPLHTVQEIRDWQNDCLSNEGDGSSRHSSGPEAVERPSVSHPEYQPETGSPKDQMPEFQGYREMPTLPRIHQIDIPNSPIDAGLSSAKVLYSSALDGEARENRPRMDPVFEAIQYQRARAEAVHEFPSLQKPSLWRGAPPVSFQQQFLW, encoded by the exons ATGGCGCCTGCAAAGCCGAACAAAGTGTCACGGATCACAGTGGCTTGTAATTCCTGCCGGTTCCGGAAACAGAAG TGCAGCGGGAATAA GCCAATTTGCACTCAATGCGACCAGCACAATCGGTCGTGCGACTGGCCCGAACAGTTGAAACG TGGGCCGGCAAAAGGTTACATAGAAGCCTTGGAACACCGTCTTCATGAAACAGAGAGTCTTCTTCTGAATCTTCTCGCCCAGATCCCGGACTCTCAGCTCTCTGCCAGTGTCCAAGGACGCCAAGATCGTTCAAGCAGGCATCGAAACAGCGGCAGTCCGCCTCAAACGTACTCGTCATCTTCCCGCCTCGGAAAGCGAGGCACTGACTATTGGAAGAAGTTTCCTCTACACACAGTACAGGAAATCCGGGACTGGCAGAATGACTGTTTGAGCAATGAAGGAGATGGTTCGTCACGGCACTCTTCGGGACCTGAAGCCGTTGAGCGTCCTTCTGTCTCACACCCTGAATACCAACCGGAGACTGGATCTCCAAAAGACCAGATGCCCGAATTCCAAGGATATCGCGAAATGCCTACGCTACCACGGATACACCAGATTGATATACCCAATAGTCCGATCGATGCCGGTTTATCGTCGGCTAAAGTTCTATATAGCAGCGCATTAGATGGCGAGGCCAGGGAGAATCGTCCACGAATGGATCCTGTTTTCGAAGCGATACAGTATCAACGCGCTCGAGCGGAAGCGGTCCATGAATTTCCTAGTTTGCAGAAACCGAGTCTGTGGAGGGGTGCACCTCCTGTGAGCTTTCAACAGCAATTTCTTTGGTAG
- a CDS encoding isocitrate/isopropylmalate dehydrogenase family protein (COG:E;~EggNog:ENOG410Q2HG;~InterPro:IPR024084,IPR011829;~PFAM:PF00180;~go_function: GO:0016616 - oxidoreductase activity, acting on the CH-OH group of donors, NAD or NADP as acceptor [Evidence IEA];~go_function: GO:0051287 - NAD binding [Evidence IEA];~go_process: GO:0055114 - oxidation-reduction process [Evidence IEA]) — protein MATEKPTYRIASIPGDGIGEEVVRATIEVVNKLAQTLNTFNIEFTHLPWGTDYYKQHGRYVSEGYLDTLRKFDAGLFGSVGHPDVPDHVSLWGLLLALRSPLQLYANVRPVRTFPGTKSPLTTAVNGIDWVLVRENSEGEYCGQGGRSHTGQPWEAATEVAIFTRVGVERIMRFAFETARSRPRRHLTVVTKSNAMRHGMVLWDEVAEAVAKDFPDVTWDKMLVDAMTLRMISKPDSLDTIVGTNLHMDILSDLAAGLAGSIGVAPSSNLDPTRKNPSLFEPVHGSAFDIMGKGVANPVATFWSAAEMLAWLGEKDASKKLMDCVEKVCAAGVLTPDLGGSANTQGVVDAVCKEIELQLASS, from the exons ATGGCTACAGAGAAACCTACTTATCGCATCGCATCCATTCCCGGTGACGGCATTGGCGAGGAAGTGGTGCGAGCAACCATTGAAGTGGTCAACAAGCTCGCTCAGACGTTGAACACATTCAACATTGAATTCACGCATCTCCCATGGGGCACTGATTACTACAAGCAACATGGTCGTTACGTGTCTGAAGGTTACTTGGATACTCTGCGGAAATTCGACGCAGGCTTGTTTGGTTCTGTGGGACATCCAG ACGTGCCCGACCACGTCTCCTTATGGGGCCTGCTACTAGCGCTCCGCAGTCCATTGCAACTATATGCCAATGTCCGTCCTGTGCGCACCTTTCCCGGAACCAAGTCACCTCTGACCACAGCTGTGAATGGCATCGATTGGGTCCTTGTGCGAGAGAATTCCGAGGGAGAGTATTGTGGTCAAGGTGGACGCAGCCACACGGGTCAGCCATGGGAAGCTGCGACAGAGGTGGCCATCTTCACAAGGGTTGGTGTCGAGAGAATTATGCGCTTTGCCTTCGAAACAGCACGCTCCAGACCACGTCGCCACCTGACCGTCGTCACCAAGAGTAATGCCATGCGCCATGGAATGGTCCTCTGGGATGAGGTCGCTGAGGCGGTCGCGAAAGACTTCCCGGATGTCACCTGGGATAAGATGTTGGTGGACGCCATGACCCTCCGCATGATTTCGAAGCCGGATTCGCTGGATACTATCGTGGGAACCAATTTGCATATGGACATTCTATCTGACCTTGCTGCTGGTTTGGCTGGTTCCATCGGTGTGGCACCATCCAGCAACCTCGACCCTACCCGCAAGAACCCCTCGCTGTTCGAGCCGGTTCATGGAAGTGCTTTCGATATCATGGGTAAGGGCGTCGCCAATCCGGTGGCTACCTTCTGGTCCGCTGCGGAGATGCTCGCATGGCTTGGTGAAAAAGATGCTTCCAAAAAGTTGATGGACTGTGTCGAAAAGGTGTGCGCTGCTGGGGTTTTGACACCGGATCTCGGGGGTTCGGCGAATACGCAGGGAGTTGTGGATGCGGTTTGCAAAGAAATCGAGCTGCAGTTGGCTTCATCGTAA
- a CDS encoding transcription factor domain-containing protein (COG:K;~EggNog:ENOG410PWBP;~InterPro:IPR007219;~PFAM:PF04082;~TransMembrane:1 (o510-530i);~go_function: GO:0003677 - DNA binding [Evidence IEA];~go_function: GO:0008270 - zinc ion binding [Evidence IEA];~go_process: GO:0006351 - transcription, DNA-templated [Evidence IEA]) — MLSPYPRQQHHDPTRMEPPDLTNGPSEIGSLTAHSKDESQFVGSSSGVYFINTVRRAFSESLDPSGSSPAQDFPQPEDTLVGSDVSQKTTPAALQDDQFPSQWAYDPAVAAVLGNAPPLDTARELMMMYFKVWHPLFPFLHGPTFLQAMEGLYSEDRQEPTGNAPMADHRHVCWTTIFQCIFNLANAVHPDIQLPPGSRIESPSNMHSLLGTLTSKHDMLSLQALLACQLYLLAKMSLRTASTVGGCMLRSMLHAGLHRCPYRYKELTTHDRQLRKRIFWCAYAIDRYLSQALGLPLGVQDSDIDVCSPNAPEIHIPGMYNRSHFARSTSYPEQREHRPQLISNQHHENTSPRTFSAHSSSSAEEAQQNRRELAFASYVESGTLTGRALELFHKSITVRSVPRSSVLFLITDVHKWWNNLSIETLQGQQHQQSTTDRTSSSSPAATTTTAFNFAPFFTVLYQHLILLINRPSLSLSPSTPEFCSGLQTCINAAREIISALTTQQESGQSFFWPGFLSAAWMSGLVLAFACQLRQYVLSKGAQEITKCLTILHTMSTQWEAAKHCHRALSLLSRTIQESGTTTAAAAAGEGSPNKRRKVAVDPHHTAFFTPINSLSSTNMDDEYARGRAGRRTPTAAAAAATTSGLHETANTSGGHIHLSHEDRLFAAEGVSTNTNDNNNGDAVGEFDFGIVDLLEGSNFDDLADMFGQQYPSF; from the exons ATGCTCTCTCCTTATCCgcgacagcagcatcatgatCCCACCAGAATGGAGCCTCCGGACCTTACCAATGGCCCATCCGAGATTGGTTCCCTGACCGCGCATTCCAAGGATGAGAGTCAGTTTGTCGGTAGCTCCAGTGGCGTCTACTTCATCAATACCGTCCGACGGGCTTTCTCCGAAAGTTTAGATCCGAGTGGTTCATCGCCTGCACAAGACTTCCCCCAGCCGGAGGATACCCTGGTAGGCAGTGATGTCTCGCAGAAAACGACCCCGGCTGCACTGCAGGATGATCAGTTTCCGAGCCAATGGGCATATGATCCCGCAGTGGCCGCAGTCTTGGGGAATGCTCCCCCGCTTGATACAGCTCGGGAACTCATGATGATGTACTTCAAAGTTTGGCATCCTCTGTTCCCATTCCTGCATGGCCCTACTTTCTTGCAGGCCATGGAGGGCCTATATTCAGAAGATCGCCAGGAGCCAACTGGTAATGCTCCAATGGCGGATCACCGGCATGTATGCTGGACAACAATCTTTCAGTGTATTTTCAATCTAGCCAATGCTGTTCATCCGGATATCCAGCTTCCACCGGGGTCTCGGATTGAATCGCCCAGTAACATGCATTCCCTCCTCGGGACGCTAACTAGTAAGCACGATATGTTGTCCTTGCAGGCACTTCTTGCTTGCCAACTATATCTGCTTGCAAAAATGTCCCTCCGGACAGCCTCCACCGTAGGTGGCTGCATGCTCCGTTCCATGCTGCACGCAGGTCTCCATCGCTGTCCATACCGATACAAGGAGCTCACAACCCACGACAGACAGCTGCGCAAGAGGATCTTCTGGTGCGCATACGCCATTGACCGATACCTAAGCCAGGCACTTGGGCTGCCACTAGGCGTACAAGACTCGGATATCGATGTCTGTTCGCCCAATGCTCCTGAAATCCATATACCAGGGATGTACAATAGATCGCATTTCGCCCGATCTACTTCGTATCCTGAGCAAAGGGAACACCGCCCCCAGCTCATAAGCAACCAACACCACGAAAACACCTCACCACGTACCTTCTCAGCCCACAGCAGCTCCTcagccgaagaagcccaGCAAAACCGCCGCGAACTTGCCTTTGCAAGCTACGTCGAATCCGGCACCCTGACAGGACGAGCCCTCGAGCTCTTCCACAAATCCATTACCGTGCGCTCTGTCCCACGCAGCTCCGTACTGTTCCTCATCACAGACGTCCACAAATGGTGGAACAATCTCTCCATCGAAACACTTCAaggccaacaacaccaacaatcgACCACCGACcgaacctcatcatcatctcccgcagcaacaaccaccacggCATTCAACTTCGCCCCCTTCTTCACCGTCCTCTACCaacacctcatcctcctcatcaaccgtccctccctctccctcagcccatccacccccgaaTTCTGCTCCGGGCTCCAAACCTGCATCAACGCCGCAAGGGAGATCATCTCCGCTCTAACGACGCAGCAAGAAAGCGGCCAATCATTCTTCTGGCCCGGTTTCCTCTCTGCTGCCTGGATGTCAGGTCTCGTTCTTGCATTTGCATGCCAACTCCGCCAATACGTCTTATCCAAGGGAGCTCA AGAAATCACCAAATGTCTCACAATCCTGCACACCATGTCCACGCAATGGGAAGCAGCCAAACACTGCCACAGGGCACTTTCCCTCCTATCTCGGACTATCCAGGAATcaggcaccaccaccgccgccgccgccgcaggtGAAGGATCACCCAACAAACGACGAAAAGTAGCAGTAGATCCTCACCACACCGCCTTCTTCACTCCCATTAACTCGCTATCTTCGACGaatatggatgatgaatATGCACGAGGACGGGCAGGGAGGAGGACtcctactgctgctgctgctgctgcgacaACATCTGGTCTGCATGAAACTGCTAATACTAGTGGCGGCCATATACACCTGTCTCATGAGGATAGATTATTCGCTGCGGAGGGGGTGAGTACTAACactaatgataataataatggaGATGCGGTGGGAGAGTTTGATTTTGGGATTGTGGATCTGCTCGAGGGGAGTAATTTTGATGATTTGGCGGATATGTTTGGGCAGCAGTATCCTTCTTTTTGA
- the pab1 gene encoding polyadenylate-binding protein (COG:A;~EggNog:ENOG410PFWK;~InterPro:IPR000504,IPR002004,IPR006515,IPR035979, IPR012677,IPR036053;~PFAM:PF00658,PF13893,PF00076;~go_function: GO:0003676 - nucleic acid binding [Evidence IEA];~go_function: GO:0003723 - RNA binding [Evidence IEA]): MSADVSTTPAAENVNGAAEASPAAAAPSATTPEVTAVENSTPASAANQPHSASLYVGELDPSVTEAMLYELFSSIGQVASIRVCRDAVTRRSLGYAYVNYNNTADGERALEDLNYTLIKGKPCRIMWSQRDPALRKTGQGNVFIKNLDSAIDNKALHDTFAAFGNILSCKVAQDEFGNSKGYGFVHYETAEAANNAIKHVNGMLLNDKKVFVGHHISKKDRQSKFEEMKANFTNVYIKNLDSEIDDDEFRKMFEKFGEITSATLSRDQEGKSRGFGFVNFSTHESAQAAVEEMNDKEIRSQKLYVGRAQKKHEREEELRKQYEAARLEKASKYQGVNLYVKNLTDDIDDEKLRELFGPYGTITSAKVMRDTNVERESSPESAGKEKEANKENDKEATPEAEKAEEKAEEKPAESSEEKDKEAKKSDKKPFGKSKGFGFVCFSSPDEASKAVTEMNQRMVNGKPLYVALAQRKDVRRSQLEASIQARNTIRQQQAAAAAGMPQPYMQPAVFYGPGQQGFIPGGQRGMAFPPQPGMVMGIPGGRPGQYPGPFPGQQGGRGMGPNQQIPPNFAQGIPMGMQGPGAIPNGMGYPQMAQVQFGRGAGGRGQVPGMPMGQGMRGGPGYGQGRGVPVQQGQIRPGQGGRGQNAAAPAGPQEGAAGGVNAQTLGAAPPAQQKQMLGEALYPKIQAQQPELAGKITGMLLEMDNTELLSLLEDEEALRAKVDEALSVYDEYMKNKGTESEAPAAEAAKPEAEKEASTEENKA; encoded by the exons ATGTCTGCCGACGTCTCTACCACCCCCGCTGCCGAGAACGTCAACGGCGCCGCTGAGGCcagccctgctgctgctgcccccaGTGCCACCACCCCCGAGGTCACTGCCGTTGAGAACTCTACTCCGGCTTCCGCTGCCAACCAGCCTCACTCGGCTTCCCTCTATGTCGGTGAACTCGACCCCTCCGTGACCGAGGCCATGCTCTACGAGCTGTTCTCTTCCATCGGCCAGGTTGCTTCCATCCGTGTCTGCCGTGATGCTGTCACCAGACGCTCCCTGGGATACGCCTACGTTaactacaacaacaccgccgATGGTGAGCGTGCTCTGGAAGACCTCAACTACACTCTGATCAAGGGCAAGCCCTGCCGTATCATGTGGTCCCAGCGTGACCCCGCTCTCCGCAAGACTGGCCAGGGCAACGTCTTCATCAAGAACCTGGACAGCGCCATTGACAACAAGGCTCTCCACGACACCTTCGCCGCCTTCGGCAACATTCTCAGCTGCAAGGTCGCTCAGGATGAGTTCGGCAACTCCAAGGGATACGGTTTCGTCCACTACGAGACTGCTGAGGCTGCCAACAACGCCATCAAGCATGTCAACGGCATGCTGCTGAACGACAAGAAGGTCTTCGTCGGTCACCACATCTCCAAGAAGGACCGCCAGAGCAAGttcgaggagatgaaggccaACTTCACCAACGTCTACATCAAGAACCTCGACTCTGAGatcgatgacgatgagtTCCGCAAGATGTTCGAGAAGTTCGGTGAGATCACCTCCGCCACCCTCAGCCGTGACCAGGAGGGCAAGAGCCGTGGCTTCGGTTTTGTCAACTTCTCTACCCACGAGAGCGCGCAGGCCGCCGTCGAGGAGATGAACGACAAGGAGATCCGCAGCCAGAAGCTCTACGTCGGTCGTGCCCAGAAGAAGCACGAgcgcgaggaggagctgcgcaAGCAGTACGAGGCCGCCCGCCTGGAGAAGGCTTCCAAGTACCAGGGTGTCAACCTCTACGTGAAGAACCTGACCGACGacattgatgatgagaagctcCGTGAGCTCTTCGGACCTTACGGCACCATCACCTCTGCCAAGGTTATGCGCGACACCAACGTCGAGCGCGAATCGTCTCCCGAATCTGCTGgtaaggagaaggaggctaACAAGGAGAACGACAAGGAGGCCACCCCCGAGGCtgagaaggccgaggagaaggctgaggaGAAGCCCGCCGAGTCctccgaggagaaggacaaggaggccaagaagtCTGACAAGAAGCCCTTCGGTAAGAGCAAGGGTTTCGGTTTCGTCTGCTTCAGCAGCCCCGATGAGGCTTCCAAGGCTGTCACCGAGATGAACCAGAGAATGGTCAACGGCAAGCCCCTCTACGTTGCCCTTGCCCAGCGCAAGGATGTCCGCCGCAGCCAGCTTGAGGCCAGCATCCAGGCTCGCAACACCATcagacagcagcaggccgccgctgccgctggtATGCCCCAGCCTTACATGCAGCCCGCTGTCTTCTACGGCCCCGGCCAGCAGGGTTTCATCCCTGGTGGTCAGCGCGGCATGGCCTTCCCCCCTCAGCCCGGTATGGTGATGGGTATCCCCGGTGGACGCCCCGGCCAGTACCCCGGTCCCTTCCCTGGCCAGCAGGGTGGTCGCGGCATGGGCCCCAACCAGCAGATCCCTCCCAACTTTGCTCAGGGTATCCCCATGGGCATGCAGGGCCCTGGTGCCATTCCTAACGGCATGGGTTACCCCCAGATGGCTCAGGTGCAGTTCGGACGCGGCGCTGGTGGCCGTGGTCAGGTCCCCGGAATGCCCATGGGTCAGGGTATGCGTGGCGGTCCCGGTTACGGCCAGGGCCGTGGTGTTCCTGTTCAGCAGGGTCAGATCCGCCCTGGCCAGGGTGGTCGCGGACAGAACGCTGCTGCTCCCGCCGGTCCTCAGGAAGGTGCCGCTGGTGGCGTTAACGCTCAGACTCTCGGTGCCGCTCCCCCGgcccagcagaagcagatgctCGGTGAGGCTCTCTACCCCAAGATCCAGGCCCAGCAGCCTGAGCTGGCTGGTAAGATCACTGGTATGCTTCTGGAGATGGACAACACCGAGTTGCTCAGCCT GcttgaggacgaggaagcccTTCGCGCCAAGGTCGACGAGGCCCTTAGCGTTTACGATGAGTACATGAAGAACAAGGGCACCGAGTCCGAGGCTCCTGCCGCTGAGGCTGCCAAGCCcgaggcggagaaggaggcctCGACCGAGGAGAACAAGGCGTAA